The genomic window ttgtcactTTGGGTTCCAAGGTTGCTGATTATCTCTCTATGAATGCACAGCAAATATTATCAGAGGTTGTAACCTCCCTTGCATCATTGTAGATACAGAGAATTAGAATTGGAGTTTATAGTTGTCAAGTTCATTTTGTGACATCAGAAGTACAAGTGTTTGGCATGCGTGTCCTCCCTTCTCCATGAATTtctcaaaaaggaaaaacagtaTTTTTCCCTAGATATTGCACTGCAGAATACGGAGAACAACTGTTAAGTTAACTCCATTGTTAGTTTTCCTATTCTACTAACATTCTGTCAACACAATTCATTTTCAGCATTCTGCTaaaaatgagggaaaacatAACCGATgcccaaaacaacaactttaAAATTAAACTGTCGTATTATTTTCTCACATGACAGCTCTGAAAAATAAGCTAGCCTGAGTAGCTTACTGTACACATATTTAAATTTGCCAACAAAATTCCAACAAAATCCATCCAAATCCAACAATCTCTAGTCTATCAGTTATGAGCCCTGTATCTTCCTCAAAACTCAGGCTTCCTGCCAGAGGTCTGGGAGTGTTTGAGGGTGTGATGAAGTATCTTTGCAGGTCCGAGGATTACGTTCCTTTTGGACTAAGATTGTTGTTGTCATTCCTGGAATTTGTTGGAGCCATTATTCACAACTCCGGGAGTTCCTATCACCAGTAGGGTTACCTTGGATTTCACCCTCTGCATTATCTCTAGTTCCTCCCTCAATCCCTGCTATTTCTCCAGCTTCCTGTATTCcttctttttgttgttatcATCACTTGGGATTGCCAAATCTATCATCACTGCTATTTTCTGCTCCGTATCTATTATCACCGTGCCTGGTTGGTTATCCATTACTTGTTTATCTGTCCGGATCTGGACATCCCGCAGGACCTTAGCCCTGTCGTTTCCCACCAGCCTCTGCTATGCCTCCCATTTGGTTCCGGGGGAGTGTTCAAATCACATTCTTTGCAGATGTTCCAGTATACAATCCCTGCCGCCTAGTTGCGCCTCTCACCTCATGCTGTTCTTGCCTGCATCTTGCAGCCTGGTGCTGGGCGCTGGATTGTCTCAAATGTTGCTGTCTTTCTAATTTCCGCCTCATGGCTGTGATGGAGGATCCCCAGGTATTTGCCCAGATAGCTGTCTTGTATGTCTGTTCCCTCTCCCCTGatcattttccctctttttacTGGCTTTTGACCCCGTATCTCTAATCTGAAAAACACCCCAATGTCCTTGCTCTAGATTCTGGTTAGGTGGACCGCTGAGTCAGTGTCTCTTTCAGTCTTGCTGTCATTGTACCAAAGGTGGCTGATGATAGCTCCTCTCTTGAACCAGTGTCTGTAGCCACTCTAAGTGATGATCTGTCCAAGGAGGATTCAGGCCTATGCGGACCGTCTGCATCTCCTTTGGTATATACCACACTTGATGGCCACCTGGGTAACTGTCTTTGAGCTGACTTTGAGTGTCCTCCATAGGTCCATTGAGTTCTTGTTGAAGGTCCTTAGTGTCTTATCGTCCTTGTATAGTGCTGGGCATTCAAGCATCCATTTGGTTGGCTCTTTTTACCTTATGTTCTTTCAGTACTATTCAGTTACATCTCTCAGCGGGTCTACGGTTGGTGTCCTATTGCACTGCAAGTGAGGGCATACTATGGACAGTTCTTTAGAGAAGAGGGCATGTATGATTTTGGCCTCTGTTTCTTGCCTGTGTCTCTGCAGTCtggctgtcagtgctgttaacCTTTGTTTAGCAAACTCCAGGGCCTCAGTtatatttatgcatgtatgtatatgtatgtatgtatgtatgtatgtatgtatgtatgtatgtatgcagaaAGAAGAAGGAGTCAAGAACGCAGAGCCAAGGAGCTTATGTTAATAACAGGGTTATCACCAAATTTCATATAATTACAACTCGAATACATTCAGATCATGCTGTCATAGTTAACTTCAAAGCTTAATGTTTATTATACCAGTTATATACAGAATATGATCAGGGTTTTGTAACTAGCTAGTTAAAACCTATGCCTTTTGTGTTTCCATTTACGTGTGTTTTTCGTATCAGATCATCACAAATCCACAGTGACCAGTTGCCGTTTCGACCCTCAGAGTGAGCATGTAGCCAGTGTGTCTGCTGACAAGACCATTAAACTGTGGGACCTCTGCTCTCACAGAACTACGCTTACAAtcaacaggtctgtgtgtgtttgtgtgtgtgtgtgtgtgtgtgtgtgtacaggtttATTGATAAATTCGGGTCAGAATAATTTGAACTAAAAATATCACTCTCAGTTTCCTGTCTGCACACAAGTATAATTCTGCTCCTAAAATAACTTTAGTTTAAATGGTACTTTGTTGATTACTTTGTAGCACCCACACAAATGTCATCTCCAACTGCTGCTTCACCAGCAATGGTCGGCACATATGCACGGCATCTTGGGATAGAACTCTCCAGCTGTGGGACATTAAGGAAGGGAGACTTTGCTTGCGCGTTGGAATGGAGATCAGCAAAGGCCACACTGGCAGTGTCAGTTCCTGTGCATTCTCAAACGATGGTAAGACCATGTTAAAtaaggtgattttttttggggagAAATGCTAATTATGTTTTGGAGATATGACCATAATCACTGTAGTGAATCACAGGCTTTCAAACAGAGCACAcaaatactgtaaataaattGACAGCGCTAACATTCTGTTAGCACAGGCTTTCCAAAAAATCAAGACTGCATTACAtggtagctttttttttgtaaggtaAAAGAAACATAACAATCAGTCCTTTGTGCTTTTCTAGTTTTCCTTATAGCAGTGTACTCCTTTGTTTTAGACTCTTTTCTTGTATCCGGGGCTTATGACAAGACCGTAGCCGTGTGGGACATGAAAAGCCAATGCAGAACTTTGGTCCTTAAGGTAAAAATCTCTCGAGTATATTCGCAAATATTTATAGGTTCATGAAAGTCGTGTGTCCTCTTCTCTCATATGTTCCAATCTCAGGGACATCTGGACTGGGTAACAGATGTGGATGTGAGTGCTGACAAGAACTGGGTAGCCTCATCTTCAAAGGTATATTGTACTTTTGCAATATCTGAGCACATAGCAAGACCGTCAAAATGTGCACCATCAATCAGGTCCAGAGCTGTGTAACATGAGTTCTCACTGCTTATATTCTTATCGACACCAGATCCAGtttgatgttgtgttttgtgaacACAATCAGTTGAAGAGTAGGCATGATTAGTTAAACTTTCCTTTTCTATTTGCATCAATCGAAACCGTTTCAGGATTCAACAGTTCGACTGTGGAACGTAGAAAATTCAGAGCAGATTCCTGCAGTGATTGAGACCAGAAGGGCACAAAGAATGGGGTTTCAAATCCTCAAGGTACAGTTTGTGACACttctgaaaaatgcaaaaaatacgaaaaaaaaaaactatattaaAAGACCATCTTACAACCAAACAGTAAGCttgaataataaatatttatatagttGAGTAATGATGTAATATTTAAGAATATTTTCACTTTCAGTGTGAGGAATGTGGAAAGCCTTTCTCCATATCCCGGACGGATGACTCAGACataataaaatgtgtattttgcCGACTGAAAGCACCTAACAGATCCTTGCCAGCACCTCCGTGTCTTTAAGGCAGATTGCCAAAAGTGACAGGCAAGTTATCGTATTTGAATTTATGTTAGTATGTGTAGTAACTGATGACCAAAACTTCTTAGATGGTATACACAATGCAACTCAATAATTGCAGCAATAAAGCTATTATCTCTGgaataacaaacaaaaggaaacaaaatctGCAATTCATCTCACCACAGCTAGAGGGAACCACCTCTCTACCCACCACAGGTGAAGACAGTGGCCACTCAACCTGCTACCACTAACAGCAGCAGCCAGTGGAGCCACTATGGCTAATGAAGGTTATCATGGCTAAGCCTCTGAAAGTGGATGCTATTAACAATACTGGAAGCACTTAAATTGGAGGTATTGAAAGAAGTGAGTATTTTCTATCTTGTTTAGAATTGTTGAATGGAGGAATGATGGTCTTGGTCTTTTCCATAGCTGCTTTTCCAGACCGAAAACTCCTTGGTCTCCAGATGAACTTTCTACTTGACAACCCATATACAAATGTTGTAAAACATCTTAATTCGTGAGCTGTGGTATTTGCTTCTGAAGCCATCTCCATTCCAGCTGGATTTACCAAGAATCTGCTGCTGCAACAATATTCATTAGAAAAACGCACACACCATCAAAAAAATTTTGAATCTCTGTCAAAAGCTTTAAGATGTTGACATCTTGTGGCAAAATAGTGTAACtgccattttctttttaactgcACGAGAAATATACGTTTCATTCGTAATAATTCCATTCAAAGAAATGTAGTGTGTCATTATTTTATCACAGAGGTACTGATTTAGGCCATACCTTTTCatattgaaatgttttagtgtATATTAGGAAAATCAAAAGGAACTTTAAATGTCTTTTGCAGGTTATAACTAACAGGCCAACTTTTTTTCTAAGTACAGTTTGCTTGTCCTGTACCagaaacctctttttttttttttttttttttttacataaaatgcTACATATGCATCTCTGTGGGAAATGAGGTTTTGTTGTCAAGGCTTTGTGATAAAGATGTGAGTGTGATCAATGTTACAAAATTAAAAGTAGAGTTTACTCATCTCAGCTCTTTCTTCACATCTTTGTTCTGCTGCTACACTGACCATTTTTAAATTATGGTTAAGTTTTGCTTTCTCCATCATCATTAAGTAAACTAAAAGAGACTAAAATAGACTGTCATCATACCAAAGGCCATCTTcattaaagtaaagaaaagaaacctcAGAGGCACAAAAAACCCCATCTAAACTGCTGAATGTGGCGGTCTGATATGACAACTTTTGTCCAGTGGAGTcacgcagagacagagacaccaTTTCTAACCATGTAGCTCAAACAATCTATTCTGACAGGTTCATATTTAAGATGACTAACTAAATGCTTTAGTTTCATAATTAAATCCAGAACTGCATCTGGATCTATGGATCTGTGGATTCTGTATCTGTCTATACAAAAGCACTTTCTCATAGGCCATAAATTCTCTGGCAGCAAGTGGCAGACCCAGTGGCAGCCAAAAGCTGCCACTCACCTCCTGAGAGCCATTATTCATGAGGAGGGAGCCATCACTCCGCCAAGGAAGGCTGAAGGAAGGTAGCTGCCACTGGACCCACCGTGATGAGAAGGAGCTGCCAGTCCCCCTTCCATGTCTGACAGTAGTTGCCATTTGATCTGAAAGGCAACAGGCAGGTGCCACTCACCCAGCCACATATATCAAAGGATGTCATGTGACCTCTCATCACTATCGAAGGCTGTTTAGAGACTGTTCATCGAATCAACAGGGTGGGCAGGTCACTATGTAAATATGGCATTTTTGTTTACACACGATCTATATTTGAAGATTATATTTGACGGAGAAAATGTACTATATTAACTTATAATAACTTCTTTTTTGGGGGAACAAATAGGACTAAACAAAATATCATAATTGCCATAATGTGGCGTTATGCGCATGGAACTGGAAAACTGTGAAATTAAACATTGACCACTAGGGACCCTTAATATGTATTCATTTGACTTTAGTTTTGTAAGTTGGCAACTGCAGTGCTATTCTGTTTCTAATTGTGAAGTAGCATTTTATAGACTTTGACAATACAGAGGGACTTGTTGACTTGCTACACAGTACTCTGTGATCTATCAATACAGGTGTAATAATTCTATTAGCATATTATACAGATAGTGATCTGATCATTTGATCACAATCAACAGGGTGGCTGCATTACTGTAAATGTGGtattttgtgataaaaaaaTTTCATgcataaatgtatatttatgaatttatttcaTACTTAACTCGAAAAAGAACAATTGGACTTATCAGTCATGTAATTATAGTAATGTGACCTTACGCTCATGGAATTGTTGGTGAGAAAATCCAACATTCTTGAAACTCTGAGAAATCAGACCTCAGCCTCTAGGGAACTGTCTCCTGTTAAATTAATGGTTATTCCATGGAAATGTGTATGCTACGCCAACGCTAAGACTTCTGTCCAATGCTTGTTAGACATAAGAACAGGAAcataaacaagagagagacataccaTCAGTTTGCAATGAAAATGGCTTGGGTCAGAATTCGATCCTTTGAACTTGGTGTAGTTGGGCCTCAAATTTTGCAGCTGATATTAGAGCAGTGATAACTTCAAAAGTTCTTGAATCAAAGTCAATTTTTATGTCAAATACTTCTGTCGGGCATTTAGGTCTTTGTATTGTCATGCATGTAATTACGCTTAAGTTATTTCTTTCCCTGTAGACTTACAAATGATTGCTACTGTGGAGATTTCAATCTCTACAGTGTTCACGTGCACCCGCTGTGTCTATATAAGAGAAGCAGTTAATTTTTAACATGCAGAAATGCAAAAAGGAATGATTCTAAAATAAACTGCAGTCAcaatccatttcttttctttctcccatCTCTGAAAGGTCCCTCCAAGAATAGGTTATGAATTTTGGATGTTGCTCGGCTACAAAACCAACAGTTCTTTgtattttgctgtttatttatttatttatttattggcatACACAAGTCTCTGAAAGAAATAAtaagctgttctgtgttgtttttttctctaccaTTATGTAAACTCCACAATCATCTCTACATTGCTTAAAGCAAATGGAACAAACCCAGAGTGAGGCATGTGTGTGGAAACACAGCTTGAAGAGCCTGGCAGAGTGACACACAGTCATTGGTCATTACGGCCCCTTATCTTTGCTGCCAAAAAAGAATCCTCCTGAGGACACGAAACTCAGCTCTTTGATCTTTTATACTTTTGCAACGTTACGGAATcatctgtattaaaaaaaaaaaaaaaaatagaaaagttTTGAAGGATCAATACTAGAACCAGGCAGGGCTACAGGGATCCAGGCAGGAAAGCTGGAATTAGCTTGTATCAGCCAAATTTCACATGAGGTTGGGGTCTTGAGGATCGGGTTCCCATTATACCAGAAATAATATCAATGTCATTGgataaatgaaacattaaagcGTGAATACcaaccttttaaaaaaattttaaataatatttaggcacattcatttatataaataaacacacacacacacacacacacacatacacacacacatatatatatatactgattgcactggagtgaagctgctctgaaCTAACTGAAGTTTTGGATTCTGCATACAAAATTATCTGTAGCAGAAATAAAGGTCAGTGCAAACTGAATGGTCTGCTGaagcaaacacaaatattaagtCACCCTAAATCTGGACTATTCATATTCTTGAATATACCTATTGGTCTTTGTATTATGATGGCAGCTCAAGTCAGTCTGATGTCAATTTTCTaagaaacaaaaacttaaaAGACTGGAGgttttgtattcatttaaagagaaattttGTTTGTAGTCCTTCATAAGAGAAGGCTGTTATAGCAGTGGCCCATTAGATCTCTCTTATGCTGCAGTTGTTGTCCATGTTGTGCTCTCTAAACTTTGGAGTTATAAATTCTCAAACTGCTCGTTAATTGATCGTGCATCTTAATGGGCAGTGGTGTTTTAATAGCAGTCACTTGCTGacttaaatcatttttttataaTCTTGGCATCAGTGTTGCATCTTCTagaatgttttattgtttgagagagaaaacaatatccAAGTCTGATGTTTCAGGCCCACATCCAGGTTACTTTATACACTTATGTTAGCTCATGCCTTGTGTTCATTAATATGTCCAGAGCTGGGATATGTCTGTCAAGCTAAGACCAGTGTTCTCCACACTGGAGAGTTTTAGACACCAGTGTATACCTGAAATGCCCTCTAACAGCGCACATGTGTACCTGCAGCGCTGGTACTTATTAGGTATAGTGACCCATGcattcagtcaaacaaaacGTGATGCTGAAATAACTACACTGTTAGAATTACGATCTTTCAGTTAAGATTTTAAAAACTCTGAGACATATTACcaattaatatttcataaatggAATGAACTGATTCTGAACCGAAAGAAAACCCTGGCGGTTTTACTGGCAGCATCCGGCTGCCACAAAACCTGCCACTTCCTGCTGCTTCCAGCCACGCAAAGATTTTACCGTCTCTCCCACATGCGTTTCTgaacagttcacacacacactttggcaaactcacacacacagtcaagatGGCGGAAGCCGACTCTTGGGGTGAGGATCAAAAGCTGACTAAAGATGTTATATTTTAAGCGGTAACTGAACATGTCGGCCCACGTTTTTAGTGAGTTTTCTCACTTAAGTGTGTTATACGTTTCTTTGTAGACGCTGACAACTTCGAGCCAACTGAGCCCGTCAAAAAGTCGGATAAGTGGGAAGGCGAAGACGAAGATGAAGACGTGAAGGTAGCTGACTAACGTTTATCAAGCAAACTAACTGTTCGTTAACTTCATATCTCCCTTCTCATCTCAGATCTTCTCAGCactttatcattttaatgattgAGTCGTGTAGATGGAAACGTTGGCAGTTGTATTTACTCCCTCATAATGTGAATGTTCGTAGTTTTGCTACCTGCTAAGCTAACTCTACAGAGACAGCCGGATtactaaactaaactaagctAAGCTAGCGTCAGTTAGCAATTTCGTCATCTCACCAATCTGTTCGGCAGGACAGAATCGGTTTAGGCGcatgctgtttgtctgttttctctatACTTTTGGTGTCTGATAGTAATAATCGAGTGTTCCTCACTGACAGTTCACTTGTATCCAGCCCTACCCATCTCCTACCACGTTGTCATGATTCCGAATAGAGTTAGCATAGGTAGCTAATGGACCGTAGGTATATATTTTCTGCTACTATACGAACTGCTGATAGACAAAATGTCACTCTGGCAGGCCATGTGGGCAGAAggaatgtgtgtatttgaatgctGTTTAGACGTCTAAAGAGTTTTTCGAATTGGATGTCTTTCCACGTAACGTTATTTTAGTTAAATAGAACGTAGATTATTTTTAATGGAAGGATGTGTCATGCTTACTTGTATATAATGTTCAATACTTTATTAGAAAACGTTGTGCGAAAGTTTTACACTGAAACCAGACTCCTTGTGTAAATAATACAGATATTGGAATTTATCCTAAACTCCAGGTCATTTTGGGAAAGCTCCGTAAGAGCCGGTGTCGAATGACTGGGTTGAGTCATACTGTATCTTACAACTTTTACACATACCTTGTGTAAAAAAAAGCCTGTGATCTAGAAGCCTCTGTTGCTTTACCGATTAGAAGCTTCTCAGTGTGTAACTTTGTTTAAGCTCAGCTCTAGAAAAGACTAACGTCAGCCAGTGCCTTTTGCTTGTCCCAGCATGGCTACTACCATATGGACGTGTTCTACAGTTTCCACCCTGTGTGTTCTATAACTTTCAGGGACGGGATTCTTATGAACACAGTGAGCTTTAACATTGATAGTGGCACAGCAGCGGGCTTATTATATAATCTTTCCCAGCATATCAATGTGTGCGCGAAGTCAGTGGCCTTCTTTTAAGTACATACCATGTCAGGCCTTATTAAGCGTGCCATAAGGTCTaatgaaaatctgaaaaatgatGTCAT from Chanos chanos chromosome 2, fChaCha1.1, whole genome shotgun sequence includes these protein-coding regions:
- the LOC115830099 gene encoding WD repeat-containing protein 88-like, whose product is MDLSRENIDPLALDDDKEIETVQTASVWEHEALSQIPIKVLRGHTDVVSSCHFCYGDTRILTSSHDKTVIFWDAEKGAQVQLFEGGHKSAITGCSFIPEKNRVITASWDKTLNAWDVETGKILWTSALGGLLTSCSVSADGKFVASSSDSENALYVSCADTGERLFYMKDHHKSTVTSCRFDPQSEHVASVSADKTIKLWDLCSHRTTLTINSTHTNVISNCCFTSNGRHICTASWDRTLQLWDIKEGRLCLRVGMEISKGHTGSVSSCAFSNDDSFLVSGAYDKTVAVWDMKSQCRTLVLKGHLDWVTDVDVSADKNWVASSSKDSTVRLWNVENSEQIPAVIETRRAQRMGFQILKCEECGKPFSISRTDDSDIIKCVFCRLKAPNRSLPAPPCL